The following proteins come from a genomic window of Canis lupus familiaris isolate Mischka breed German Shepherd chromosome 31, alternate assembly UU_Cfam_GSD_1.0, whole genome shotgun sequence:
- the IFNAR2 gene encoding interferon alpha/beta receptor 2 isoform X1, with product MVWNQNASLVRPQNLYLVVCISFVFGVSSAFPDLSDKFCTFKVTFRNFRLILSWELKNHSVVPDRYTLRYTVISRPDQVKIVEHCSNTTASSCDLTDVWEVLPETYSIRVDGFRGNTTLVQCSSYLFLVTHMSLEPPEFDIVGFTDHINVLVKFPPVIPKILGGGVLKFYLSLIIEEQSGNIVKKHNPELNENITGNFTYVIDKLLPNTNYCVSVYFKPRNLGAVHRSPVKCILLQPGQETESSESAKIGGIITMFVIAAVIVITIIILKRVGYICLRNHFPKVLNFYNFSTWVFPEMPPLETVAFVEVIHVNRKKKVWDYNYDDESDSNDDTATPQTNAGGYTMHGLVGRLLGPASASSATPEDCMEPDAEEPDPSEPDTDIDTEPLVPSGPSPGQSEGTSGAYECRGKQLQDPITEEDSWSTGGSGDKITFNVNLSSVFMRVLDDDLEVPPGLPSFPEETYNLQESHRLETSSLAANGEGTQPLFPTPSAECQWPEDVLSDESDSSESDVDIGDGYIMR from the exons ATGGTTTGGAACCAGAATGCTTCCCTGGTGAGACCACAGAACCTGTATCTCGTGG tGTGTATCAGCTTCGTGTTTGGCGTGTCATCTGCGTTTCCTG ATTTGTCGGATAAATTTTGCACTTTCAAGGTGACTTTTCGAAATTTCCGGCTTATCTTATCATGGGAATTAAAAAACCATTCGGTTGTGCCAGATCGCTATACATTACGGTACACGGTCATAAG tAGACCAGACCAGGTGAAGATTGTTGAGCACTGTTCAAATACCACAGCATCATCTTGTGACCTAACAGACGTGTGGGAGGTCCTGCCTGAGACCTACTCCATCAGAGTTGATGGATTCAGAGGGAACACAACGCTGGTCCAGTGTAGCAGCTATTTATTCCTGGTAACACACA tgtCTTTGGAACCACCAGAGTTTGATATTGTTGGCTTTACCGACCACATTAATGTCCTAGTGAAATTTCCACCTGTCATTCCCAAGATACTAGGTGGAGGAGTATTAAAGTTTTACTTATCACTCATCATCGAAGAACAGTCAGGGAACATTGTCAAAAAG CATAACCCCGAACTAAATGAAAACATCACTGGAAATTTCACTTACGTCATCGACAAGTTACTTCCAAACACCAACTACTGTGTATCTGTTTACTTTAAACCTAGAAATCTGGGAGCAGTACATAGATCTCCAGTAAAATGTATCCTCCTTCAGCCTGGACAAGAAACAg AGTCATCAGAATCTGCCAAAATAGGAGGAATAATTACTATGTTTGTAATAGCGGCTGTCATCGTAATCACCATAATAATACTGAAACGTGTTGGTTATATATGCTTAAGAAATCATTTCCCCAAAGTTTTG aatttttataactTCTCAACCTGGGTATTCCCTGAGATGCCACCATTAGAAACAGTGGCTTTCGTGGAGGTGATTCACGTtaacaggaagaagaaagtgtGGGATTATAATTATGACGACGAGAGTGACAGCAATGATGATACAGCAACCCCTCAGACAAACGCAGGTGGCTATACCATGCATGGACTGGTGGGCAGGCTTCTGGgtccagcctctgcctcctcGGCCACCCCGGAGGACTGCATGGAGCCGGACGCTGAGGAACCTGACCCGTCGGAGCCTGACACTGACATTGACACTGAGCCCCTGGTGCCATCTGGGCCCAGCCCGGGGCAGTCAGAAGGCACAAGTGGGGCCTATGAGTGCAGAGGGAAGCAGCTCCAGGACCCCATTACCGAGGAGGACAGCTGGTCCACTGGAGGGTCTGGGGACAAAATTACCTTCAATGTAAACCTAAGTTCTGTTTTCATGAGGGTCCTCGATGATGACTTGGAGGTCCCTCCAGGGCTACCAAGTTTTCCAGAAGAGACATACAACCTACAGGAGTCCCACAGACTGGAAACGAGTTCGCTGGCGGCCAACGGGGAAGGGACACagcccctcttccccaccccctctgcagAGTGCCAGTGGCCTGAAGATGTTCTTTCTGATGAAAGTGACAGTTCTGAATCAGATGTTGACATCGGAGATGGCTATATAATGAGGTGA
- the IFNAR2 gene encoding interferon alpha/beta receptor 2 isoform X2, translating to MVWNQNASLVRPQNLYLVVCISFVFGVSSAFPDLSDKFCTFKVTFRNFRLILSWELKNHSVVPDRYTLRYTVIRPDQVKIVEHCSNTTASSCDLTDVWEVLPETYSIRVDGFRGNTTLVQCSSYLFLVTHMSLEPPEFDIVGFTDHINVLVKFPPVIPKILGGGVLKFYLSLIIEEQSGNIVKKHNPELNENITGNFTYVIDKLLPNTNYCVSVYFKPRNLGAVHRSPVKCILLQPGQETESSESAKIGGIITMFVIAAVIVITIIILKRVGYICLRNHFPKVLNFYNFSTWVFPEMPPLETVAFVEVIHVNRKKKVWDYNYDDESDSNDDTATPQTNAGGYTMHGLVGRLLGPASASSATPEDCMEPDAEEPDPSEPDTDIDTEPLVPSGPSPGQSEGTSGAYECRGKQLQDPITEEDSWSTGGSGDKITFNVNLSSVFMRVLDDDLEVPPGLPSFPEETYNLQESHRLETSSLAANGEGTQPLFPTPSAECQWPEDVLSDESDSSESDVDIGDGYIMR from the exons ATGGTTTGGAACCAGAATGCTTCCCTGGTGAGACCACAGAACCTGTATCTCGTGG tGTGTATCAGCTTCGTGTTTGGCGTGTCATCTGCGTTTCCTG ATTTGTCGGATAAATTTTGCACTTTCAAGGTGACTTTTCGAAATTTCCGGCTTATCTTATCATGGGAATTAAAAAACCATTCGGTTGTGCCAGATCGCTATACATTACGGTACACGGTCATAAG ACCAGACCAGGTGAAGATTGTTGAGCACTGTTCAAATACCACAGCATCATCTTGTGACCTAACAGACGTGTGGGAGGTCCTGCCTGAGACCTACTCCATCAGAGTTGATGGATTCAGAGGGAACACAACGCTGGTCCAGTGTAGCAGCTATTTATTCCTGGTAACACACA tgtCTTTGGAACCACCAGAGTTTGATATTGTTGGCTTTACCGACCACATTAATGTCCTAGTGAAATTTCCACCTGTCATTCCCAAGATACTAGGTGGAGGAGTATTAAAGTTTTACTTATCACTCATCATCGAAGAACAGTCAGGGAACATTGTCAAAAAG CATAACCCCGAACTAAATGAAAACATCACTGGAAATTTCACTTACGTCATCGACAAGTTACTTCCAAACACCAACTACTGTGTATCTGTTTACTTTAAACCTAGAAATCTGGGAGCAGTACATAGATCTCCAGTAAAATGTATCCTCCTTCAGCCTGGACAAGAAACAg AGTCATCAGAATCTGCCAAAATAGGAGGAATAATTACTATGTTTGTAATAGCGGCTGTCATCGTAATCACCATAATAATACTGAAACGTGTTGGTTATATATGCTTAAGAAATCATTTCCCCAAAGTTTTG aatttttataactTCTCAACCTGGGTATTCCCTGAGATGCCACCATTAGAAACAGTGGCTTTCGTGGAGGTGATTCACGTtaacaggaagaagaaagtgtGGGATTATAATTATGACGACGAGAGTGACAGCAATGATGATACAGCAACCCCTCAGACAAACGCAGGTGGCTATACCATGCATGGACTGGTGGGCAGGCTTCTGGgtccagcctctgcctcctcGGCCACCCCGGAGGACTGCATGGAGCCGGACGCTGAGGAACCTGACCCGTCGGAGCCTGACACTGACATTGACACTGAGCCCCTGGTGCCATCTGGGCCCAGCCCGGGGCAGTCAGAAGGCACAAGTGGGGCCTATGAGTGCAGAGGGAAGCAGCTCCAGGACCCCATTACCGAGGAGGACAGCTGGTCCACTGGAGGGTCTGGGGACAAAATTACCTTCAATGTAAACCTAAGTTCTGTTTTCATGAGGGTCCTCGATGATGACTTGGAGGTCCCTCCAGGGCTACCAAGTTTTCCAGAAGAGACATACAACCTACAGGAGTCCCACAGACTGGAAACGAGTTCGCTGGCGGCCAACGGGGAAGGGACACagcccctcttccccaccccctctgcagAGTGCCAGTGGCCTGAAGATGTTCTTTCTGATGAAAGTGACAGTTCTGAATCAGATGTTGACATCGGAGATGGCTATATAATGAGGTGA
- the IFNAR2 gene encoding interferon alpha/beta receptor 2 isoform X3, whose product MVWNQNASLVRPQNLYLVVCISFVFGVSSAFPDLSDKFCTFKVTFRNFRLILSWELKNHSVVPDRYTLRYTVISRPDQVKIVEHCSNTTASSCDLTDVWEVLPETYSIRVDGFRGNTTLVQCSSYLFLVTHMSLEPPEFDIVGFTDHINVLVKFPPVIPKILGGGVLKFYLSLIIEEQSGNIVKKHNPELNENITGNFTYVIDKLLPNTNYCVSVYFKPRNLGAVHRSPVKCILLQPGQETEFL is encoded by the exons ATGGTTTGGAACCAGAATGCTTCCCTGGTGAGACCACAGAACCTGTATCTCGTGG tGTGTATCAGCTTCGTGTTTGGCGTGTCATCTGCGTTTCCTG ATTTGTCGGATAAATTTTGCACTTTCAAGGTGACTTTTCGAAATTTCCGGCTTATCTTATCATGGGAATTAAAAAACCATTCGGTTGTGCCAGATCGCTATACATTACGGTACACGGTCATAAG tAGACCAGACCAGGTGAAGATTGTTGAGCACTGTTCAAATACCACAGCATCATCTTGTGACCTAACAGACGTGTGGGAGGTCCTGCCTGAGACCTACTCCATCAGAGTTGATGGATTCAGAGGGAACACAACGCTGGTCCAGTGTAGCAGCTATTTATTCCTGGTAACACACA tgtCTTTGGAACCACCAGAGTTTGATATTGTTGGCTTTACCGACCACATTAATGTCCTAGTGAAATTTCCACCTGTCATTCCCAAGATACTAGGTGGAGGAGTATTAAAGTTTTACTTATCACTCATCATCGAAGAACAGTCAGGGAACATTGTCAAAAAG CATAACCCCGAACTAAATGAAAACATCACTGGAAATTTCACTTACGTCATCGACAAGTTACTTCCAAACACCAACTACTGTGTATCTGTTTACTTTAAACCTAGAAATCTGGGAGCAGTACATAGATCTCCAGTAAAATGTATCCTCCTTCAGCCTGGACAAGAAACAg aatttttataa